ATCGAAATTTTGCAACAACACAGGTGTGGGCACAAACTATCAGAGGAGACAAGAGATAAGGATGAGGAGGTCACCCAGGTGGAGGGAGGATTGGATCAAATGAAAGGGGAAAAGTTGACTCAGAAGCAGGAGAAACCTGAACCTGTCCATGTTGAAGCGAAAGAATTGGATGGAATGGTGGCCAAGGAAGCAGGGCCTGAGCAGGTAGCCATAGGGGAATCAGAGCTTTATTGTACAGCACAGGAAACTGAAATCTGCTCAGAGAGTTTTCACAATGATCTGGCCAGGGAGAGTCAAGAAGCAGAACAAGTGTTGAGCTTTGCACCAGGTCAGAATGGACAATTTGGGTCAGGTGGAGAGGATGTGAATTATTTTGATTGTCCAGTGCAGGATGGAGCTGAGAATGGGGAAAGAAATTATCAGAATAGAAGTGAGCAGCCAGTGGACAATGCATCCATAGCCTCAGTAGAGCTAGAGGAAGAAGTGGAGAAAATGGCAGAAAAAGTTGAGACAGGGACTAATTCACTATCACAGGCAGCccagaaggaggtggaggtggatGAAGAGGTTGCTTGTCATCTGAAAGGGGTGAATGGATTAATAGTAGGGGATGAGGTAAAGCAGCTTATTGTAACTGGTGAAGATCCTGATTGGAGAAATGAGGGGACTGTGACAGGCGGGGTCGAAGGCTGTTTACAGGATGGAGAAGTGAAGGTCCAGGGACTGGAGAAAGAAGTACCACCAGTTGAAGCTGAGTCAGGTCCAGGTGCAGAGCAAGGTGATGGAGCCAGTCAGGTGATGCAGCAAGGAAAAGTAGAAGGTAAATTGAAGCATGGCTATCTGCAGGAAATGACACCAACTGGAGGAGAAACAAAGGTAGGGGTTGAAGCTGAGAATCAAGCCACAGGAATTGAAGGTAATGTCAAGAATTATGGCGCGGATAATGTCAAGGGTCATGGAGAAGTTGAAGAGGAAGTCAAAAACCCCGGTCACGGCGAAGCCAGGAGCTACGGAGAGAATGAGGATATGGATGACATCAAGGCCCAAGGAGGTGAAAGGGAGGTCAGAGGGCACAACACTGGTGAAGGCAAAGGCTATAAAAGGGAAATAAAAAAGGAGAGTGatcatggggaaggggagagcaaaGTGAAAAATACCAGAAATTATGAAGATGAGATGAAAGATTACAATTGTGATCAGGTCAAGGGTCAAGGAGAAAAAGAGAGTGAAGCTAATGACAGTGATGGTCAAAATGAGGTTGAAAATCATAAAAAGGTTCAAGTTGTGGTAGAAGTTCCAGGGGAGGTTAAGGTCAAAGGAGATGAAAGTGAGGCCCAAGACTCCAGTGCAAGTGAATTCAACGGATTTGAAAAAGAGGGTAAGGTCAAAGGTCACCCAGAAGAGGAGGGTGAGGTTGAAGGTTTCAGAGTCGAGAAGGGTGAGGTCAAAGGTGCCCCAGAAGAGGAGGCTGAGGTCAAAGGTACCCCAGAAGAGGAGAGCGAGTTAAAGGGTACACCAGAAGAGGAGGGTGAGATTAAAGGTCCCAGAGAAGAGGACGACGAGGTAGAAGGTGCCCCAGAACAGCAGGGTGAGGTCAAAGGTGCCCCAGAAGAGGATGGTGAGGTCAAAGGTGCCCCAGAAGAGGAGGGTGATGTCAACGGTACCCCAGAAGAGGAGGGCGAGGTAAAAGGTGCCCCAGAAGAGGAGGGTGAGATCATAGGTGCCCCAGAAGAGGATGGTGAGGTCAAAGGTGCCCCAGAAGAGGAGGGTGATGTCAACGGTACCCCAGAAGAGGAGGGCGAGGTAAAAGGTACCCCAGAAGAGGAGGGTGAGGTCAAAGATCCCAGAGAAGAGGAGGACGAGGTAGCATGTGCTCCAGAAGAGGAGAGCGAGGTCAAAGGTGCCCCAGAAGAGGAGGGCGAGGTCAAAGGTACCCCAGAAGAGGAGGGCGAGGTCAAAGGTCCCAGAGAAGAAGGGGGTGAGATCGGAGTTGTCCTAGAAGAGGAGCCTGGGGTCAAAGGTCCCAGAGAAGAGAAGGGCCAGGTAGAAGGTTCCCCAGAAGAGGAGGGTGAGGTCAAAGATGCCCCAGAAGAGGAGGATGTGGTTGAAGGTTGCCGAGTCAAGAAGGGTGAGGTCAAAGGTTCCCCAGAAGTGGAGGGCAAGGTCAAAGGTTCCCCAGAAGAGGAGGGTAAGGTCAAAGATGCCCCAGAAGAGGAGGGTGAGGTCAAAAGTGCCCCAGAAGAAGAGGGCGAGGTCAAAGGTACCCCAGAAGAGGAGGGTGAGGTCAAAGGTCCCAGAGAAGAAGGGGGTGAGATCGGAGTTGTCCTAGAAGAGGAGCCTGGGGTCAAAGGTCCCAGAGAAGAGGATGGCCAGGGAGAAGGTTCCCCAGAAGAGGAGGGTGAGGTCAAAGATGCCCCAGAAGAGGAGGATACGGTTGAAGGTTTCCGAGTCAAGAAGGGTGAGGTCAAAGGTTCCCCAGAAGTGGAGGGCAAGGTCAAAGGTTCCCCAGAAGAGGAGGGTAAGGTCAAAGATGCCCCAGAAGAGGAGGGTGAGGTCAAAAGTGCCCCAGAAGAAGAGGGCAAGGTCAAAAGTCCCAGAGAAGAGGAGGGTGAGGTCGGAGGTTTCCCAGACGAGGAGGCCGGAGTCAAAGGTCCCAGAGAAGAGGGGGGTGAGACCGGAGGTGTCCCAGAAGAGGAGGCTGGGGTCAAAGGTCTCAGAGAAGAGGAGGATGAGGTAGAAGGTGCCCCAGAAGAGGAGGGTAAGGTCAAAGGTGCCCTAGAAGAGGAGGGTAAGGTCAAAGATGCCCCAGAAGAGGCGGGCAAGGTCAAAAGTGCCCCAAAAGAGGAGGCCGGGGTCAAAGGTTCCAGAGACGAGGAGGGCGAGATCAAAGGTGCCAGGGAAGAGGAGGGTGAGGTCGGAGGTGTCCCAGAAGTGGAGGGAGGGGTCAAAGGTCACAGAAAAGAGGAGGGTGAGGTCAAAAGTACCCCAGAAAAGGACGTCGAGATCAAAGGTCTCCGAGAAGTGGGTGATGTCGAAGGTCCTCCGGAAGACGCGACTAAGGGCAAAGGTCCCCCAGAAAAGGAAGGTGACATCAAAGGCACTAAAGAGGAGGAGATGGATGACATCAAAGATCCCAGAGAGGGGAAGGTCAATTTTGAACTGGAGAGTGAGAAGCTACTTTTCAGTAAtatggagggaattgtggaagaaaTGGGGGAGGTCAATATAGCTGAAAATTCAAAAGAAGCAGTGTTTCCTGATCTCCAGACAGTAAAGATAGAAAAAGAATTTGAAGAAAAGAAAGGGGTTGATGTAACTGAGTGTGATTTAAGTGGACAGCTAAGTGTTGTGGTACAAGAGAGTGGTAAAGGGAACCAAGTACAAAGCAAAATTGAAGAAACTAATGAGGACACACCAGAGAATAATACCGAGGATGTTCATCAAGTACGTGACAGAAAAGGTGAACAAGGAACACCAACAAAAGAGGAGACTGAAATTACTGAAGAGGCAACAGGACAGGAGGGTATGCCAGTGAAGAAAGGGGAAAAAATAAGGCAAGTACCAGTGACCAGTAGCAGCTTTGAAGAGTTTGGGGAAAAGGCTCAGATGTCAGCAGGGGTTGTGAATGACCTTGATGAAAGCACAGTATATGAATTGACCAAAGAGTCTGAGGAAGTAGCACAAGAGAGTTTGCAACAAGGTCCTATAAAGAGTGGAGTTGTCTTGGTAAATGTTATAGGACAAGGAATGATAATGCAGGATGGAAAGAGAGAAGTTCCTGTAAAGGAGGAAGGAAACATCTCTGGGACCAGCAACAagccagacaaggcacagtgctgtgAGACAAGAAAACAAAGGGCAGGTGATGCACCAGTCTCTCAAACTGATGTGGAGGAGCAAGAGCTCAGAGGGGATGATGAGGATGCTGAGGAAGGACATAAGTTTGAGTGGGATGATGAGACGAGTGAGTTATTTGAAGATGAAACTCTGGATAAGAAGGAGATGCCCGAAGGCACAGAGCAAAAGGGAAAGGTGGGTGCTGGAATTGAGGTTGAACCTCAGGCCATTGTGAATGCAGGGTCCATTGACCATGTGAGATCCAACACAGATAACAGTGGGGTTGGAGTGCTAACACATCATGGGCAGGGAGGAGAGCACGATGGGCAGGAAGGAGAGCACGGTGGGCAGGGGGGAGATGAAATGGTGCAAAGAGCAACAATGGCTGATGCAGGAAAGGATGGAAAGCGAAAAAGCAAAAGCAAAGAAGACTGTTCTCTATCATGAGATCAACCAGCAGTCAGTAAATCGCACTATCGAAACCAAACTGTAGTACTTCACTGTGTCAGAAATGTTATTTTAATATAAAATTATATATTTGTCATTTATAAGATTTAGATTTAGCCatgaactgttatttgcactatacTCTGAGCTATGCTCGGTCCTATTTCTCCACCTCCCACTTGCACTAGTCTCCCCCATCACGCATATTTTACCTGTTCTTTCAGTTTTCCATGAAGTGCTGATTCTTTACCCACAGTGGGTTTCTTCCTTACCCATTCCTCATGGACTGCCTTGGCGGCTTGTTTTAAGTTAATATACTTAATGCTAAGAAGCTGCTATTTGAGTATTAAATGGAATCCTAAAGCCATGGTTATCAGTTCTGACACTTACTGTTGCCATGCCATAAATTTAATAGACCACATTCCAGCACATGTTGTTTAAGGAGATGTTTTGCACATGTAGTCAATCATGCAGTCGAGTTTACAGAGTGCCCCCTAATTTCTCAATGGATACAAATATTGGCCAATGTGGTATTGGACATTGGAGGGTCCCTGGATCTAGTACCTATCGTC
This genomic window from Scyliorhinus torazame isolate Kashiwa2021f chromosome 2, sScyTor2.1, whole genome shotgun sequence contains:
- the LOC140395550 gene encoding uncharacterized protein isoform X1, translating into MGTQGPGRKRIANRERLSAEDDALNLIAREAEARLAAKRAARAEAREIRMKELERQQKEIYQVQKKYYGLDTKFGDIEQWMEDSEKYSRRFRRHTSASDEDDWTSVGSRGSVRTDYDRIGASGGVAEKSQKKKKKPKAANGFDELSCGSGPSKESSRGSYYSDLPLYGTGRCSKSHSTSQNGTRPSEHHCFLGSSSRTSSRASSARASPVVEERLEKEITEKGSRAASSLSAATLASLGGTSSRRGSGETTTSMDTEGSIREIKEIFELKDQIQDVEGKYMEGLKELKDSLAEVEEKYKKAMVSNAQLDNEKTNLMYQVDTLRESLLELEEQLAETHRMHEEKTKELDRQKQAYSVLQHQFETIKETLKEREEMLMEIKGLNQKQRSSAQEIADLQETVEWKDKKIGALERQKEYSDTIRIDRDELRDEVAMLKERLKAYGMLTNGEAEPVRKEGNAHTQAAETDPQAAAQLRSSSDSPLGESHELQMRNEILETVGKRGILQNTGIDEQMKETGNREMLMDNIQEKDITEDCEELTESETPAVTVRDNGDSNQIEHTAANLDDEEQSACDTQKLGGKEVSEGINSVLGSGEGNQSCGSREENESDFGAKGKQVHVDINQNLNHDRRRPRNIGEQGTHGGIKEETHPEVGNDLVVVHVDSVVTGADNQAIIEETQKVVQQVLENAIEILQQHRCGHKLSEETRDKDEEVTQVEGGLDQMKGEKLTQKQEKPEPVHVEAKELDGMVAKEAGPEQVAIGESELYCTAQETEICSESFHNDLARESQEAEQVLSFAPGQNGQFGSGGEDVNYFDCPVQDGAENGERNYQNRSEQPVDNASIASVELEEEVEKMAEKVETGTNSLSQAAQKEVEVDEEVACHLKGVNGLIVGDEVKQLIVTGEDPDWRNEGTVTGGVEGCLQDGEVKVQGLEKEVPPVEAESGPGAEQGDGASQVMQQGKVEGKLKHGYLQEMTPTGGETKVGVEAENQATGIEGNVKNYGADNVKGHGEVEEEVKNPGHGEARSYGENEDMDDIKAQGGEREVRGHNTGEGKGYKREIKKESDHGEGESKVKNTRNYEDEMKDYNCDQVKGQGEKESEANDSDGQNEVENHKKVQVVVEVPGEVKVKGDESEAQDSSASEFNGFEKEGKVKGHPEEEGEVEGFRVEKGEVKGAPEEEAEVKGTPEEESELKGTPEEEGEIKGPREEDDEVEGAPEQQGEVKGAPEEDGEVKGAPEEEGDVNGTPEEEGEVKGAPEEEGEIIGAPEEDGEVKGAPEEEGDVNGTPEEEGEVKGTPEEEGEVKDPREEEDEVACAPEEESEVKGAPEEEGEVKGTPEEEGEVKGPREEGGEIGVVLEEEPGVKGPREEKGQVEGSPEEEGEVKDAPEEEDVVEGCRVKKGEVKGSPEVEGKVKGSPEEEGKVKDAPEEEGEVKSAPEEEGEVKGTPEEEGEVKGPREEGGEIGVVLEEEPGVKGPREEDGQGEGSPEEEGEVKDAPEEEDTVEGFRVKKGEVKGSPEVEGKVKGSPEEEGKVKDAPEEEGEVKSAPEEEGKVKSPREEEGEVGGFPDEEAGVKGPREEGGETGGVPEEEAGVKGLREEEDEVEGAPEEEGKVKGALEEEGKVKDAPEEAGKVKSAPKEEAGVKGSRDEEGEIKGAREEEGEVGGVPEVEGGVKGHRKEEGEVKSTPEKDVEIKGLREVGDVEGPPEDATKGKGPPEKEGDIKGTKEEEMDDIKDPREGKVNFELESEKLLFSNMEGIVEEMGEVNIAENSKEAVFPDLQTVKIEKEFEEKKGVDVTECDLSGQLSVVVQESGKGNQVQSKIEETNEDTPENNTEDVHQVRDRKGEQGTPTKEETEITEEATGQEGMPVKKGEKIRQVPVTSSSFEEFGEKAQMSAGVVNDLDESTVYELTKESEEVAQESLQQGPIKSGVVLVNVIGQGMIMQDGKREVPVKEEGNISGTSNKPDKAQCCETRKQRAGDAPVSQTDVEEQELRGDDEDAEEGHKFEWDDETSELFEDETLDKKEMPEGTEQKGKVGAGIEVEPQAIVNAGSIDHVRSNTDNSGVGVLTHHGQGGEHDGQEGEHGGQGGDEMVQRATMADAGKDGKRKSKSKEDCSLS
- the LOC140395550 gene encoding uncharacterized protein isoform X7; amino-acid sequence: MGTQGPGRKRIANRERLSAEDDALNLIAREAEARLAAKRAARAEAREIRMKELERQQKEIYQVQKKYYGLDTKFGDIEQWMEDSEKYSRRFRRHTSASDEDDWTSVGSRGSVRTDYDRIGASGGVAEKSQKKKKKPKAANGFDELSCGSGPSKESSRGSYYSDLPLYGTGRCSKSHSTSQNGTRPSEHHCFLGSSSRTSSRASSARASPVVEERLEKEITEKGSRAASSLSAATLASLGGTSSRRGSGETTTSMDTEGSIREIKEIFELKDQIQDVEGKYMEGLKELKDSLAEVEEKYKKAMVSNAQLDNEKTNLMYQVDTLRESLLELEEQLAETHRMHEEKTKELDRQKQAYSVLQHQFETIKETLKEREEMLMAYGMLTNGEAEPVRKEGNAHTQAAETDPQAAAQLRSSSDSPLGESHELQMRNEILETVGKRGILQNTGIDEQMKETGNREMLMDNIQEKDITEDCEELTESETPAVTVRDNGDSNQIEHTAANLDDEEQSACDTQKLGGKEVSEGINSVLGSGEGNQSCGSREENESDFGAKGKQVHVDINQNLNHDRRRPRNIGEQGTHGGIKEETHPEVGNDLVVVHVDSVVTGADNQAIIEETQKVVQQVLENAIEILQQHRCGHKLSEETRDKDEEVTQVEGGLDQMKGEKLTQKQEKPEPVHVEAKELDGMVAKEAGPEQVAIGESELYCTAQETEICSESFHNDLARESQEAEQVLSFAPGQNGQFGSGGEDVNYFDCPVQDGAENGERNYQNRSEQPVDNASIASVELEEEVEKMAEKVETGTNSLSQAAQKEVEVDEEVACHLKGVNGLIVGDEVKQLIVTGEDPDWRNEGTVTGGVEGCLQDGEVKVQGLEKEVPPVEAESGPGAEQGDGASQVMQQGKVEGKLKHGYLQEMTPTGGETKVGVEAENQATGIEGNVKNYGADNVKGHGEVEEEVKNPGHGEARSYGENEDMDDIKAQGGEREVRGHNTGEGKGYKREIKKESDHGEGESKVKNTRNYEDEMKDYNCDQVKGQGEKESEANDSDGQNEVENHKKVQVVVEVPGEVKVKGDESEAQDSSASEFNGFEKEGKVKGHPEEEGEVEGFRVEKGEVKGAPEEEAEVKGTPEEESELKGTPEEEGEIKGPREEDDEVEGAPEQQGEVKGAPEEDGEVKGAPEEEGDVNGTPEEEGEVKGAPEEEGEIIGAPEEDGEVKGAPEEEGDVNGTPEEEGEVKGTPEEEGEVKDPREEEDEVACAPEEESEVKGAPEEEGEVKGTPEEEGEVKGPREEGGEIGVVLEEEPGVKGPREEKGQVEGSPEEEGEVKDAPEEEDVVEGCRVKKGEVKGSPEVEGKVKGSPEEEGKVKDAPEEEGEVKSAPEEEGEVKGTPEEEGEVKGPREEGGEIGVVLEEEPGVKGPREEDGQGEGSPEEEGEVKDAPEEEDTVEGFRVKKGEVKGSPEVEGKVKGSPEEEGKVKDAPEEEGEVKSAPEEEGKVKSPREEEGEVGGFPDEEAGVKGPREEGGETGGVPEEEAGVKGLREEEDEVEGAPEEEGKVKGALEEEGKVKDAPEEAGKVKSAPKEEAGVKGSRDEEGEIKGAREEEGEVGGVPEVEGGVKGHRKEEGEVKSTPEKDVEIKGLREVGDVEGPPEDATKGKGPPEKEGDIKGTKEEEMDDIKDPREGKVNFELESEKLLFSNMEGIVEEMGEVNIAENSKEAVFPDLQTVKIEKEFEEKKGVDVTECDLSGQLSVVVQESGKGNQVQSKIEETNEDTPENNTEDVHQVRDRKGEQGTPTKEETEITEEATGQEGMPVKKGEKIRQVPVTSSSFEEFGEKAQMSAGVVNDLDESTVYELTKESEEVAQESLQQGPIKSGVVLVNVIGQGMIMQDGKREVPVKEEGNISGTSNKPDKAQCCETRKQRAGDAPVSQTDVEEQELRGDDEDAEEGHKFEWDDETSELFEDETLDKKEMPEGTEQKGKVGAGIEVEPQAIVNAGSIDHVRSNTDNSGVGVLTHHGQGGEHDGQEGEHGGQGGDEMVQRATMADAGKDGKRKSKSKEDCSLS
- the LOC140395550 gene encoding uncharacterized protein isoform X5, encoding MGTQGPGRKRIANRERLSAEDDALNLIAREAEARLAAKRAARAEAREIRMKELERQQKEIYQVQKKYYGLDTKFGDIEQWMEDSEKYSRRFRRHTSASDEDDWTSVGSRGSVRTDYDRIGASGGVAEKSQKKKKKPKAPSEHHCFLGSSSRTSSRASSARASPVVEERLEKEITEKGSRAASSLSAATLASLGGTSSRRGSGETTTSMDTEGSIREIKEIFELKDQIQDVEGKYMEGLKELKDSLAEVEEKYKKAMVSNAQLDNEKTNLMYQVDTLRESLLELEEQLAETHRMHEEKTKELDRQKQAYSVLQHQFETIKETLKEREEMLMEIKGLNQKQRSSAQEIADLQETVEWKDKKIGALERQKEYSDTIRIDRDELRDEVAMLKERLKAYGMLTNGEAEPVRKEGNAHTQAAETDPQAAAQLRSSSDSPLGESHELQMRNEILETVGKRGILQNTGIDEQMKETGNREMLMDNIQEKDITEDCEELTESETPAVTVRDNGDSNQIEHTAANLDDEEQSACDTQKLGGKEVSEGINSVLGSGEGNQSCGSREENESDFGAKGKQVHVDINQNLNHDRRRPRNIGEQGTHGGIKEETHPEVGNDLVVVHVDSVVTGADNQAIIEETQKVVQQVLENAIEILQQHRCGHKLSEETRDKDEEVTQVEGGLDQMKGEKLTQKQEKPEPVHVEAKELDGMVAKEAGPEQVAIGESELYCTAQETEICSESFHNDLARESQEAEQVLSFAPGQNGQFGSGGEDVNYFDCPVQDGAENGERNYQNRSEQPVDNASIASVELEEEVEKMAEKVETGTNSLSQAAQKEVEVDEEVACHLKGVNGLIVGDEVKQLIVTGEDPDWRNEGTVTGGVEGCLQDGEVKVQGLEKEVPPVEAESGPGAEQGDGASQVMQQGKVEGKLKHGYLQEMTPTGGETKVGVEAENQATGIEGNVKNYGADNVKGHGEVEEEVKNPGHGEARSYGENEDMDDIKAQGGEREVRGHNTGEGKGYKREIKKESDHGEGESKVKNTRNYEDEMKDYNCDQVKGQGEKESEANDSDGQNEVENHKKVQVVVEVPGEVKVKGDESEAQDSSASEFNGFEKEGKVKGHPEEEGEVEGFRVEKGEVKGAPEEEAEVKGTPEEESELKGTPEEEGEIKGPREEDDEVEGAPEQQGEVKGAPEEDGEVKGAPEEEGDVNGTPEEEGEVKGAPEEEGEIIGAPEEDGEVKGAPEEEGDVNGTPEEEGEVKGTPEEEGEVKDPREEEDEVACAPEEESEVKGAPEEEGEVKGTPEEEGEVKGPREEGGEIGVVLEEEPGVKGPREEKGQVEGSPEEEGEVKDAPEEEDVVEGCRVKKGEVKGSPEVEGKVKGSPEEEGKVKDAPEEEGEVKSAPEEEGEVKGTPEEEGEVKGPREEGGEIGVVLEEEPGVKGPREEDGQGEGSPEEEGEVKDAPEEEDTVEGFRVKKGEVKGSPEVEGKVKGSPEEEGKVKDAPEEEGEVKSAPEEEGKVKSPREEEGEVGGFPDEEAGVKGPREEGGETGGVPEEEAGVKGLREEEDEVEGAPEEEGKVKGALEEEGKVKDAPEEAGKVKSAPKEEAGVKGSRDEEGEIKGAREEEGEVGGVPEVEGGVKGHRKEEGEVKSTPEKDVEIKGLREVGDVEGPPEDATKGKGPPEKEGDIKGTKEEEMDDIKDPREGKVNFELESEKLLFSNMEGIVEEMGEVNIAENSKEAVFPDLQTVKIEKEFEEKKGVDVTECDLSGQLSVVVQESGKGNQVQSKIEETNEDTPENNTEDVHQVRDRKGEQGTPTKEETEITEEATGQEGMPVKKGEKIRQVPVTSSSFEEFGEKAQMSAGVVNDLDESTVYELTKESEEVAQESLQQGPIKSGVVLVNVIGQGMIMQDGKREVPVKEEGNISGTSNKPDKAQCCETRKQRAGDAPVSQTDVEEQELRGDDEDAEEGHKFEWDDETSELFEDETLDKKEMPEGTEQKGKVGAGIEVEPQAIVNAGSIDHVRSNTDNSGVGVLTHHGQGGEHDGQEGEHGGQGGDEMVQRATMADAGKDGKRKSKSKEDCSLS
- the LOC140395550 gene encoding uncharacterized protein isoform X8, which encodes MGTQGPGRKRIANRERLSAEDDALNLIAREAEARLAAKRAARAEAREIRMKELERQQKEIYQVQKKYYGLDTKFGDIEQWMEDSEKYSRRFRRHTSASDEDDWTSVGSRGSVRPSEHHCFLGSSSRTSSRASSARASPVVEERLEKEITEKGSRAASSLSAATLASLGGTSSRRGSGETTTSMDTEGSIREIKEIFELKDQIQDVEGKYMEGLKELKDSLAEVEEKYKKAMVSNAQLDNEKTNLMYQVDTLRESLLELEEQLAETHRMHEEKTKELDRQKQAYSVLQHQFETIKETLKEREEMLMEIKGLNQKQRSSAQEIADLQETVEWKDKKIGALERQKEYSDTIRIDRDELRDEVAMLKERLKAYGMLTNGEAEPVRKEGNAHTQAAETDPQAAAQLRSSSDSPLGESHELQMRNEILETVGKRGILQNTGIDEQMKETGNREMLMDNIQEKDITEDCEELTESETPAVTVRDNGDSNQIEHTAANLDDEEQSACDTQKLGGKEVSEGINSVLGSGEGNQSCGSREENESDFGAKGKQVHVDINQNLNHDRRRPRNIGEQGTHGGIKEETHPEVGNDLVVVHVDSVVTGADNQAIIEETQKVVQQVLENAIEILQQHRCGHKLSEETRDKDEEVTQVEGGLDQMKGEKLTQKQEKPEPVHVEAKELDGMVAKEAGPEQVAIGESELYCTAQETEICSESFHNDLARESQEAEQVLSFAPGQNGQFGSGGEDVNYFDCPVQDGAENGERNYQNRSEQPVDNASIASVELEEEVEKMAEKVETGTNSLSQAAQKEVEVDEEVACHLKGVNGLIVGDEVKQLIVTGEDPDWRNEGTVTGGVEGCLQDGEVKVQGLEKEVPPVEAESGPGAEQGDGASQVMQQGKVEGKLKHGYLQEMTPTGGETKVGVEAENQATGIEGNVKNYGADNVKGHGEVEEEVKNPGHGEARSYGENEDMDDIKAQGGEREVRGHNTGEGKGYKREIKKESDHGEGESKVKNTRNYEDEMKDYNCDQVKGQGEKESEANDSDGQNEVENHKKVQVVVEVPGEVKVKGDESEAQDSSASEFNGFEKEGKVKGHPEEEGEVEGFRVEKGEVKGAPEEEAEVKGTPEEESELKGTPEEEGEIKGPREEDDEVEGAPEQQGEVKGAPEEDGEVKGAPEEEGDVNGTPEEEGEVKGAPEEEGEIIGAPEEDGEVKGAPEEEGDVNGTPEEEGEVKGTPEEEGEVKDPREEEDEVACAPEEESEVKGAPEEEGEVKGTPEEEGEVKGPREEGGEIGVVLEEEPGVKGPREEKGQVEGSPEEEGEVKDAPEEEDVVEGCRVKKGEVKGSPEVEGKVKGSPEEEGKVKDAPEEEGEVKSAPEEEGEVKGTPEEEGEVKGPREEGGEIGVVLEEEPGVKGPREEDGQGEGSPEEEGEVKDAPEEEDTVEGFRVKKGEVKGSPEVEGKVKGSPEEEGKVKDAPEEEGEVKSAPEEEGKVKSPREEEGEVGGFPDEEAGVKGPREEGGETGGVPEEEAGVKGLREEEDEVEGAPEEEGKVKGALEEEGKVKDAPEEAGKVKSAPKEEAGVKGSRDEEGEIKGAREEEGEVGGVPEVEGGVKGHRKEEGEVKSTPEKDVEIKGLREVGDVEGPPEDATKGKGPPEKEGDIKGTKEEEMDDIKDPREGKVNFELESEKLLFSNMEGIVEEMGEVNIAENSKEAVFPDLQTVKIEKEFEEKKGVDVTECDLSGQLSVVVQESGKGNQVQSKIEETNEDTPENNTEDVHQVRDRKGEQGTPTKEETEITEEATGQEGMPVKKGEKIRQVPVTSSSFEEFGEKAQMSAGVVNDLDESTVYELTKESEEVAQESLQQGPIKSGVVLVNVIGQGMIMQDGKREVPVKEEGNISGTSNKPDKAQCCETRKQRAGDAPVSQTDVEEQELRGDDEDAEEGHKFEWDDETSELFEDETLDKKEMPEGTEQKGKVGAGIEVEPQAIVNAGSIDHVRSNTDNSGVGVLTHHGQGGEHDGQEGEHGGQGGDEMVQRATMADAGKDGKRKSKSKEDCSLS